From the Paenibacillus sp. MMS20-IR301 genome, the window GATATCAAAGTGATAGTATTTAAGCTTGGTACTGAAGAATACGGCATTGAGGTGGAGAAGGTCCAGACCATCGAGCGCATGATGCCGATTACCCGTGTACCTAAGACTTATTCGTTCATCAAAGGTGTAATCAATCTGCGTGGTGTGGTCATTCCGGTTATTGATCTGCGCGGCCGCTTCGGCATTGAGGAAGCGGAGCATACAGATCAGACCCGGGTAATCATTGTGAATGTGAACGCGATGGAAGTCGGCTTCATTGTTGATTCTGCGAATGATGTCATTGATTTGAACCGTGATATCATCGATACACCGCCGGATGTTGTGGGCGGAATCAAAGCGAAGTACCTTGACGGGGTGGCCAAAATTGGAGATGACCGACTGCTGATTATGCTTAATCTGGCTGAGGTGCTTAATAAGGGTGAAATCGTGCAGCTGGAAGGCCTGGAGGGCTAACCAGTGGAGCTATTCAAAAACTTCAAGGATTTCAAAATGGATGTGCTGAAGGAAGTCGGGAATATTGGAGCCGGCAACGCCGCCACCGCGTTGTCACAGCTGCTGAATAAACCGATTGATATGGCTGTTCCGAAGGTGCAGCTGCTCAGCTTTGAGGAGATTACAGATAAGGTTGGCGGTGCCGAAGAGCTGGTCTATGCCGTATTCCTGCGTGTTGAGGGTGAAGCTCCGGGTAACCTGTTCTTCATTCTCACTCCGGAAGCAGCTACGAATCTGCTCGGCCGGATTGCAGGAATTGAGGTGTCCGGCGGTGACGAGCTCAGTGAAATGGAGCTTTCCGCACTCAGTGAGATCGGCAATATTCTTGCCGGATCGTATCTCTCTTCACTGGCTGATTTCACCTCGCTGTCCATGTTTCCGACTGTACCTGCGCTTGCCATGGATATGGCAGGAGCCATTCTTGGCTACGGGCTGCTGCAGTTCGGC encodes:
- a CDS encoding chemotaxis protein CheC, with the protein product MDVLKEVGNIGAGNAATALSQLLNKPIDMAVPKVQLLSFEEITDKVGGAEELVYAVFLRVEGEAPGNLFFILTPEAATNLLGRIAGIEVSGGDELSEMELSALSEIGNILAGSYLSSLADFTSLSMFPTVPALAMDMAGAILGYGLLQFGQMGDDALLIDTTFLEGQNEIEGQFFLIPDPESFPKIFKALGVPFDND
- a CDS encoding chemotaxis protein CheW; amino-acid sequence: MAEDIKVIVFKLGTEEYGIEVEKVQTIERMMPITRVPKTYSFIKGVINLRGVVIPVIDLRGRFGIEEAEHTDQTRVIIVNVNAMEVGFIVDSANDVIDLNRDIIDTPPDVVGGIKAKYLDGVAKIGDDRLLIMLNLAEVLNKGEIVQLEGLEG